A genomic window from Microbacterium sp. ET2 includes:
- the rph gene encoding ribonuclease PH: MSEITRTDGRRPHDLRPITIERGWSTQAEGSALISFGGTRVLCTASFTNGVPRWLTGKGKGWVTAEYAMLPRATNDRNDRESVKGRIGGRTHEISRLIGRALRAVVDTKALGENTIVIDCDVLQADGGTRTAAITGAYVALADAISWGRERKFIGQRAEVLHDSVSAVSVGIVDGEPLLDLAYVEDVRAETDMNVVVTGRGLFVEVQGTAEGAPFDKRELDALLELALAGCADLREIQSTALGAGED; encoded by the coding sequence ATGTCCGAGATCACCCGCACCGACGGTCGCCGCCCCCACGACCTCCGCCCCATCACGATCGAGCGGGGGTGGAGCACCCAGGCTGAGGGGTCGGCTCTGATCTCGTTCGGCGGAACCCGGGTGCTGTGCACCGCGTCCTTCACCAACGGCGTACCCCGCTGGCTCACCGGCAAGGGCAAGGGGTGGGTGACCGCCGAATATGCGATGCTCCCGCGCGCAACCAACGATCGCAACGACCGGGAGAGCGTCAAGGGCCGGATCGGGGGCCGCACCCACGAGATCTCCCGCCTGATCGGCCGTGCGCTGCGTGCGGTCGTGGACACCAAGGCGCTCGGTGAGAACACCATCGTGATCGACTGCGACGTGCTGCAGGCCGATGGCGGTACGCGCACGGCCGCCATCACCGGCGCCTACGTCGCCCTCGCTGACGCCATCTCCTGGGGTCGCGAGCGGAAATTCATCGGTCAGCGCGCGGAGGTGCTGCACGACTCCGTCTCGGCGGTCTCGGTCGGCATCGTCGACGGCGAGCCGCTGCTCGACCTGGCCTACGTCGAAGACGTGCGTGCCGAGACCGACATGAACGTCGTCGTCACCGGCCGCGGGCTCTTCGTCGAGGTGCAGGGGACGGCCGAGGGCGCGCCCTTCGACAAGCGCGAGCTCGACGCCCTGCTCGAGCTCGCCCTCGCCGGCTGCGCCGACCTCCGCGAGATCCAGTCGACAGCGCTGGGCGCAGGCGAGGACTGA
- a CDS encoding ATP-dependent DNA ligase encodes MPGDEQLVRIGGRRLRLTNLDKVLYPGTGTTKGEVIAYYSRIAPVLLPHVAGRPVTRKRWPEGVGTDAHPEMSFFAKDLEPGAPDWVPRVPIPHSSGTKEYPLVEDLPTLVYLAQVASLELHVPQWRFTADGERGDADRLVLDLDPGPGVGLAECAEVARWARDILAPMGLEPYPVTSGSKGLQLYSALPPGQTSEGASRLAHELARSIEADHPDLVVSSMKKAVRDGRVLIDWSQNNGSKTTIAPYSLRGRTHPTVATPRTWRELDDPGLRHLRFDEVLDRVEEMGDPLAALDRDAPPASRQDGGAPLTAYIAKRTAGATPEPVPSVPAPHATPADGLPSFVIQEHHASRLHWDLRLERDGVLVSWAVPRGIPHSTARNTLAVMTEDHPMEYATFEGTIPAGQYGAGTMTIWDTGHYEPEKWRDDEIIFTAEGRPGGPLGRVRLALIRTGGQGEKSSWLVHRMKTDAAGRPQADAQPVTPSPPPSRSLPAESQQMPAASEHDLDALLGAAPDASWPPHARDLAPMLSTSAGPDRARSDAARWGSPAWAEAKWDGIRAVGVWDGRRLRLWARSGNELTARYPEISGVDAGLGESPAIVDGELVALDHGRPSFPLLQTRMNLAREGDIAREAGRTPVHYYLFDVLVAEGKDVTGLPLRQRRAILERLAASSVPAIVTPPVFEDVDIALETSRRLRLEGVVVKDPGSTYRRAARSESWLKVKLTRTQEVVIAGIRPGQGGRAGTFGSLLLGIQGEDGLRYAGRVGTGFSDRELLALQERLTPLVTDQNPLVGVPAADTRGVRWVRPELVAEVEFGEFTPTGILRHSRWRGLRPDKHAEAVVRED; translated from the coding sequence ATGCCCGGCGATGAGCAACTGGTCCGCATCGGCGGCCGCCGGCTGCGTCTGACGAACCTCGACAAGGTGCTCTACCCCGGGACGGGGACGACCAAGGGCGAGGTCATCGCGTACTACAGCCGCATCGCACCCGTGCTGCTCCCACATGTGGCCGGAAGGCCGGTGACCCGCAAACGCTGGCCGGAGGGCGTGGGAACCGACGCGCACCCGGAGATGTCGTTCTTCGCCAAGGACCTCGAGCCGGGCGCCCCCGACTGGGTGCCGAGAGTGCCGATCCCGCACTCCAGCGGCACGAAGGAGTACCCGCTGGTCGAGGACCTCCCGACCCTGGTCTACCTCGCACAGGTCGCCAGCCTCGAGCTGCACGTGCCGCAGTGGCGCTTCACGGCCGACGGCGAACGCGGCGACGCGGACCGTCTGGTCCTCGACCTCGACCCCGGCCCCGGTGTCGGCCTCGCCGAGTGCGCGGAGGTGGCGCGATGGGCTCGCGACATCCTCGCCCCCATGGGACTCGAACCGTACCCGGTGACCAGCGGCAGCAAGGGTCTGCAGCTCTACAGCGCCCTCCCGCCCGGCCAGACGAGCGAGGGTGCGTCGCGCCTCGCGCACGAACTCGCCCGGTCGATCGAGGCCGACCACCCCGACCTCGTCGTCAGCAGCATGAAGAAGGCCGTCCGCGACGGGCGGGTGCTGATCGACTGGAGCCAGAACAACGGCTCGAAGACCACCATCGCTCCGTACTCGCTGCGCGGTCGGACACATCCGACCGTGGCGACGCCACGCACGTGGAGGGAGCTGGACGACCCGGGGCTGCGACATCTTCGGTTCGACGAGGTTCTCGATCGGGTCGAGGAGATGGGCGACCCGCTCGCGGCGCTCGATCGCGACGCCCCGCCCGCCTCCCGCCAGGACGGCGGTGCGCCACTCACCGCCTACATCGCCAAACGCACAGCCGGCGCCACGCCGGAGCCCGTGCCCTCGGTGCCGGCCCCCCACGCGACGCCGGCCGACGGGCTGCCGTCGTTCGTGATCCAGGAGCATCACGCCTCGCGTCTGCACTGGGATCTGCGCCTCGAACGCGATGGCGTGCTGGTCAGCTGGGCGGTGCCCCGCGGCATCCCGCACTCCACAGCCCGCAACACCCTTGCCGTGATGACCGAAGACCACCCCATGGAGTACGCCACCTTCGAGGGCACCATCCCCGCCGGGCAGTACGGAGCCGGAACCATGACGATCTGGGACACCGGCCACTACGAGCCCGAGAAGTGGCGCGATGACGAGATCATCTTCACTGCCGAAGGCCGCCCGGGCGGACCGCTCGGGCGGGTGCGGCTCGCGCTGATCCGCACCGGAGGTCAGGGCGAGAAGTCCAGTTGGCTCGTGCACCGCATGAAGACGGATGCCGCGGGCAGGCCGCAGGCGGATGCGCAGCCGGTCACGCCGTCGCCTCCTCCGTCTCGCTCCCTTCCCGCCGAGTCGCAGCAGATGCCCGCAGCGAGTGAGCACGACCTCGATGCTCTCCTCGGTGCCGCGCCGGATGCGTCGTGGCCGCCGCACGCACGAGACCTCGCCCCCATGCTGTCGACATCCGCCGGCCCGGACCGCGCACGCTCGGACGCCGCGCGATGGGGGTCTCCAGCGTGGGCCGAGGCGAAGTGGGACGGCATCCGTGCCGTCGGCGTCTGGGACGGTCGCCGTCTGAGGCTCTGGGCCCGCAGCGGCAATGAACTGACGGCGCGCTATCCCGAGATCAGCGGCGTGGACGCCGGGCTCGGCGAGAGTCCGGCGATCGTCGACGGTGAACTCGTCGCCCTCGACCACGGCCGCCCGAGCTTCCCTCTCCTCCAGACCCGCATGAATCTCGCGCGCGAGGGCGACATCGCGCGCGAGGCGGGACGCACCCCCGTGCACTACTACCTCTTCGACGTGCTCGTCGCAGAGGGGAAGGATGTCACCGGGCTGCCGTTGCGGCAGCGGCGAGCGATCCTGGAGCGCCTCGCTGCGTCATCCGTTCCCGCCATTGTGACGCCACCGGTGTTCGAGGACGTCGACATCGCCCTCGAGACCAGCCGGCGGCTGCGACTGGAGGGCGTCGTGGTCAAGGACCCGGGGTCGACCTACCGGCGGGCGGCACGGTCGGAGTCGTGGCTGAAGGTCAAGCTGACCCGCACCCAGGAAGTCGTCATCGCGGGGATCCGGCCGGGTCAGGGCGGCCGGGCCGGCACCTTCGGCTCCCTCCTGCTCGGCATCCAGGGCGAGGATGGGCTGCGGTACGCGGGACGTGTCGGAACGGGCTTCAGCGACCGCGAGCTCCTCGCGCTCCAGGAGCGTCTCACCCCCCTGGTCACGGATCAGAACCCCCTCGTGGGCGTGCCCGCCGCCGATACCCGCGGGGTGCGGTGGGTTCGCCCCGAGCTGGTGGCCGAGGTCGAGTTCGGCGAGTTCACCCCGACGGGCATCCTGCGTCACTCGCGGTGGCGGGGACTTCGTCCCGACAAGCATGCCGAAGCGGTCGTCCGCGAGGACTGA
- a CDS encoding phosphocholine cytidylyltransferase family protein, producing MTVQTVILAAGMGSRLGRSLPKPLTELNDGRSIMQQQHDNIRAAFGDDARITTVVGYRAEAIVDAFPNVDYVYNDRYDQTNTSKSLLRALGATGRGGVLWMNGDVVFDPRVLGRAIDLIENDRSFVTVNTAKVSDEEVKYTLGEDGFVKELSKTVSGGIGEAVGINYISSRDKRAFIRQLNRVADQDYFERALELAILEDGLQLRVMDISDLYAVEVDFAEDLERANLYV from the coding sequence TTGACCGTTCAGACCGTAATTCTCGCCGCGGGCATGGGCTCGCGACTCGGCCGCAGCCTGCCCAAGCCGCTGACGGAGCTGAACGACGGCCGCAGCATCATGCAGCAGCAGCACGACAACATCCGTGCCGCATTCGGTGATGATGCGCGCATCACCACGGTGGTCGGCTACCGGGCCGAGGCCATCGTCGATGCCTTCCCGAACGTGGACTACGTCTACAACGACCGGTACGACCAGACCAACACGTCGAAGTCGTTGCTTCGCGCTCTGGGCGCGACCGGTAGGGGCGGCGTGCTCTGGATGAACGGCGATGTCGTATTCGACCCGCGCGTGCTCGGCCGGGCGATCGACCTCATCGAGAACGACCGTTCCTTCGTCACCGTCAACACCGCGAAGGTCTCCGACGAAGAGGTCAAGTACACCCTCGGCGAGGACGGCTTCGTCAAGGAGCTCTCCAAGACCGTTTCCGGCGGAATCGGCGAGGCTGTCGGCATCAACTACATCTCCAGCCGTGACAAGCGCGCGTTCATCCGCCAGCTGAACCGCGTCGCCGACCAGGATTACTTCGAGCGCGCGCTCGAACTGGCGATCCTCGAGGACGGACTGCAGCTGCGGGTCATGGACATCTCGGATCTGTACGCGGTCGAAGTCGACTTCGCCGAAGACCTCGAGCGGGCGAATCTCTACGTCTGA
- a CDS encoding nicotinate phosphoribosyltransferase — protein MSPSVVPSSALLTDRYELTMLDAALRDGTAERRCVFELFGRRLPGARRFGVVAGTGRFLQLLADYRFGDDELRFLRDHRVVDAATLRFLEQYRFTGTIHGYREGEAYFPGSPILVVEGTFAEAVVLETLALSVMNHDSAVATAAARMSVAAGDRPLAEMGSRRAQERSAVAAARAAYIAGFSATSNLEAGREWGVPTMGTAAHSWTLLHDTEEDAFRSQVDALGVETTLLVDTYDIQAGVETAVRVAGPELGGVRIDSGDLPAVAAAVRAQLDRLGATRTKITVTSDLDEFAIAALAASPVDSYGVGTSVVTGSGSPTAGMVYKLVARQDAAGGWVPVAKASTDKASRGGRKAAFRTLESGTATSELIAVSDGFEQMATDIDHPDARPLQVVLLEAGDTDPSALGSDGVARARAHHARVREELPVTALALSRSDPALPTVFVDVA, from the coding sequence ATGAGCCCTTCTGTCGTGCCGTCCAGCGCGCTGCTGACCGATCGATACGAGCTGACCATGCTCGACGCGGCCCTCCGGGACGGGACCGCCGAGCGACGTTGCGTGTTCGAGCTGTTCGGCCGGCGCCTTCCCGGCGCGCGCCGTTTCGGCGTGGTCGCCGGTACCGGCCGGTTCCTGCAGCTCCTCGCCGACTACCGCTTCGGTGACGACGAACTGCGGTTCCTCCGCGACCACCGGGTGGTGGATGCCGCGACCCTCCGCTTCCTCGAGCAGTACCGATTCACCGGCACGATCCACGGTTACCGCGAGGGCGAGGCCTACTTCCCCGGCTCGCCGATCCTCGTGGTCGAAGGCACCTTCGCTGAGGCTGTGGTTCTGGAAACCCTGGCGTTGAGCGTGATGAACCACGACTCCGCGGTGGCCACCGCGGCCGCCCGCATGAGCGTCGCCGCCGGGGACCGACCGCTCGCCGAGATGGGGTCGCGGCGGGCGCAGGAGCGCTCGGCGGTCGCTGCGGCGCGGGCGGCGTACATCGCGGGTTTCTCCGCGACCAGCAACCTCGAGGCCGGCCGGGAGTGGGGCGTCCCGACGATGGGGACGGCCGCGCACTCCTGGACCCTGCTGCACGACACCGAGGAGGACGCCTTCCGGTCACAGGTCGACGCCCTCGGCGTCGAGACGACGCTGCTCGTGGACACGTACGACATCCAAGCGGGGGTGGAGACCGCGGTTCGCGTCGCGGGGCCCGAGCTCGGCGGGGTGCGGATCGACTCGGGCGACCTCCCCGCCGTCGCCGCCGCGGTGCGCGCGCAGCTCGACCGTCTCGGTGCCACGCGAACGAAGATCACCGTGACCAGCGACCTCGACGAGTTCGCGATCGCCGCCCTCGCGGCCTCACCCGTGGACTCTTACGGGGTCGGAACCTCCGTGGTGACCGGGTCGGGATCCCCGACCGCCGGCATGGTCTACAAGTTGGTCGCACGACAGGATGCCGCGGGCGGCTGGGTGCCCGTCGCGAAGGCCTCGACCGACAAGGCCTCCCGTGGCGGCCGGAAGGCGGCCTTCCGCACCTTGGAGTCGGGCACCGCGACATCCGAGCTCATCGCGGTCTCCGACGGATTCGAACAGATGGCGACCGACATCGATCACCCGGATGCCCGGCCGCTGCAGGTGGTGCTGCTCGAGGCCGGTGACACTGATCCGTCGGCGTTGGGATCCGACGGGGTCGCCCGTGCCCGCGCGCATCACGCCCGCGTCCGCGAGGAACTCCCCGTCACGGCGCTCGCACTCAGTCGCTCGGATCCGGCGTTGCCGACGGTCTTCGTCGACGTCGCGTGA
- the murI gene encoding glutamate racemase: MNDAPIGIFDSGVGGLTVARAVSAQLPRESILYIGDTARSPYGPKPIADVRRYALEILDTLVDEGVKMLVIACNTASAAMLRDARERYDVPVVEVIGPAVRTAMSTTRNGRIGVIGTDGTIGSGAYQDMLEVNARLEVFAQACPAFVDFVEAGETDTPRVLATAEEYLAPLRHAGVDTLVLGCTHYPFLEGAISYVMGQGVSLVSSDTETAKDVYRQLVSRDLLAGPDAVARHVYEATGASADDFVRLAHRLMGREVRDVRLVQTGAIDLPAPRA; the protein is encoded by the coding sequence GTGAACGATGCGCCGATCGGAATCTTCGACTCGGGGGTCGGCGGTCTCACCGTCGCCCGCGCTGTCTCGGCGCAGCTGCCGCGCGAGTCGATCCTCTACATCGGCGACACCGCGCGCTCGCCCTATGGGCCCAAGCCCATCGCCGACGTGCGTCGCTACGCCCTGGAGATCCTCGACACGCTCGTCGACGAGGGCGTGAAGATGCTCGTCATCGCGTGCAACACCGCGTCGGCCGCGATGCTGCGCGACGCCCGCGAACGCTACGACGTGCCGGTCGTCGAGGTGATCGGACCCGCTGTCCGCACGGCGATGTCGACGACACGCAACGGTCGGATCGGGGTCATCGGCACCGACGGGACGATCGGTTCGGGCGCCTACCAGGACATGCTCGAGGTCAACGCGCGGCTGGAGGTGTTCGCCCAGGCCTGCCCCGCGTTCGTCGACTTCGTCGAAGCGGGCGAGACCGACACCCCTCGGGTCCTGGCGACCGCCGAGGAGTATCTCGCTCCGCTCCGCCATGCCGGCGTCGACACCCTCGTGCTCGGGTGCACGCACTATCCCTTCCTCGAGGGAGCGATCAGCTACGTCATGGGACAGGGCGTGAGCCTCGTCTCCAGCGATACCGAGACCGCGAAGGACGTCTACCGTCAGCTGGTCAGCCGCGACCTGCTCGCCGGCCCCGACGCGGTCGCGCGTCACGTGTACGAGGCCACGGGCGCCTCGGCCGACGACTTCGTGCGCCTCGCCCACCGCCTGATGGGACGCGAGGTGCGCGACGTGCGGCTCGTCCAGACCGGCGCCATCGACCTGCCCGCACCCCGGGCCTGA
- a CDS encoding carboxymuconolactone decarboxylase family protein, giving the protein MTVIRTPAEGEVQGAAARLYADDIESLGYVASHTRVTALNPDALAAFESLIRAVVPSLGMRRYELVTLAAAGALGSTACRAHHGVKALGYIDADELERIARDYRNAGLAPDEVAMMAFAERLSGDSASMTEQDAAELQRVGFSDREIVDIAFAAAARNFYSRSLHALGIEPDIPPSLPASLRDALLDGMRTREA; this is encoded by the coding sequence ATGACCGTCATACGGACACCCGCCGAAGGCGAGGTCCAAGGTGCAGCCGCCAGGCTGTATGCCGATGACATCGAGAGCCTCGGCTACGTCGCGAGCCACACCAGGGTCACCGCCCTGAATCCCGACGCCCTCGCCGCGTTCGAGAGTCTCATTCGCGCCGTCGTGCCGAGCCTGGGGATGCGCCGGTACGAACTGGTGACGCTCGCGGCCGCCGGCGCGCTCGGCTCGACCGCCTGCCGCGCCCATCACGGCGTGAAAGCCTTGGGCTACATCGACGCAGACGAGCTCGAACGCATCGCCCGCGACTATCGCAACGCCGGGCTCGCCCCTGACGAGGTCGCGATGATGGCGTTCGCCGAGAGACTGAGCGGGGATTCGGCGTCGATGACCGAGCAGGATGCCGCGGAGCTGCAGCGGGTCGGATTCAGCGATCGCGAGATCGTCGACATCGCCTTCGCTGCCGCAGCGCGCAACTTCTACAGCCGGTCGCTGCATGCCCTCGGCATCGAACCCGACATCCCCCCCTCCCTCCCGGCGTCGCTGCGCGACGCGCTTCTCGACGGGATGCGCACGCGCGAAGCGTGA
- the rdgB gene encoding RdgB/HAM1 family non-canonical purine NTP pyrophosphatase — MPRPIVLATHNAHKVAEFQAIVARVRPDLVVSGYDGPEPVEDGVTFAENALIKARAAAGHTGLPALADDSGIRVDVLGGAPGVFSAYWAGHRKDDAANRTLLLDQLSDIRDPHRAAQFVSVIALVVPGGQEETVEGIWPGRLATAERGTGGFGYDPIFIPDAQPTGSERTVGEWEAREKNAQSHRARAFERLAPLLSVL; from the coding sequence ATGCCGCGGCCGATCGTCCTCGCCACCCACAACGCCCACAAGGTCGCCGAGTTCCAGGCGATCGTCGCGCGAGTGCGTCCCGACCTCGTGGTATCGGGGTACGACGGTCCCGAGCCCGTCGAGGACGGAGTGACCTTCGCGGAGAATGCGCTGATCAAGGCGCGAGCTGCCGCCGGCCACACCGGTCTTCCCGCTCTCGCCGATGACTCCGGCATCCGCGTCGATGTGCTCGGAGGAGCGCCGGGGGTGTTCTCGGCCTACTGGGCGGGGCATCGCAAAGACGATGCCGCCAACCGGACGCTGCTGCTCGATCAGCTCTCCGATATCCGCGACCCCCACCGTGCGGCGCAGTTCGTCTCGGTGATCGCCCTCGTCGTACCGGGCGGGCAGGAGGAGACCGTGGAGGGCATCTGGCCGGGACGCCTGGCGACCGCTGAACGGGGGACAGGCGGCTTCGGCTACGATCCGATCTTCATCCCCGACGCGCAGCCGACCGGCTCGGAACGGACAGTCGGCGAGTGGGAAGCGCGGGAGAAGAACGCGCAGTCGCATCGAGCCCGTGCATTCGAACGCCTGGCGCCGCTGCTGTCGGTCCTCTGA
- a CDS encoding ABC transporter ATP-binding protein has product MSEETASSRLRDSAPLSLADSLDLPEPDVDHAALTVRGVSKSFGGTRAVDGIDLTIPAGTFYGLVGPNGAGKTTTLSMIAGLLRPDRGTIRIGDVDAGAKPLQAKKVMGVLPDRLRTFDRLTGRQLLYYYGVLRGLPSSVVEARTADLARAFDLTDALHRVVSDYSAGMVKKIMLAGALIHSPRLLVLDEPFESVDPVSSAVILDILSAYVSHGGTVILSSHGMEFVERVCSRVAVIVAGQVLAEGTIDEVRGELTLEQRFIELAGGLSDVEGLEWLHTFSD; this is encoded by the coding sequence ATGTCGGAGGAGACCGCGTCCTCTCGTCTCAGGGACAGCGCGCCGCTCTCACTCGCGGACAGCCTGGACCTCCCCGAGCCCGACGTCGATCACGCGGCCCTCACGGTGCGCGGTGTGTCGAAGTCGTTCGGGGGAACGCGCGCCGTCGATGGGATCGACCTCACGATCCCCGCCGGCACCTTCTACGGTCTGGTGGGCCCGAACGGTGCGGGCAAGACGACAACTCTGTCGATGATCGCCGGTCTGCTGCGCCCCGATCGGGGCACCATCCGCATCGGCGACGTCGACGCCGGAGCCAAGCCCCTGCAGGCCAAGAAGGTCATGGGGGTGCTGCCCGACCGGCTGCGCACGTTCGACCGACTCACGGGACGTCAGCTCCTCTATTACTACGGCGTGCTCCGGGGGCTTCCCTCGTCGGTGGTCGAGGCGCGAACCGCCGACCTTGCTCGCGCATTCGACCTCACCGACGCTCTGCACCGCGTGGTGTCGGACTACTCGGCCGGGATGGTGAAGAAGATCATGCTCGCCGGCGCGCTGATCCACTCGCCGCGGCTCCTGGTGCTGGACGAGCCGTTCGAGTCCGTTGACCCGGTCTCCAGCGCGGTGATCCTCGACATCCTGTCCGCCTACGTCTCGCACGGCGGGACGGTCATCCTGTCCAGTCACGGGATGGAGTTCGTCGAGCGGGTCTGCTCGCGGGTCGCGGTCATCGTGGCAGGTCAGGTGCTGGCGGAGGGCACCATCGACGAGGTGCGCGGCGAACTGACGCTCGAGCAGCGCTTCATCGAACTGGCCGGAGGCCTGAGCGATGTGGAAGGCCTGGAGTGGTTGCACACGTTCTCCGACTGA
- a CDS encoding cation diffusion facilitator family transporter yields the protein MHDHPEPAGGWRSASSRRLLAVSLGITATVMVVQVVGAILSGSLALIADAAHMFTDAAGLVIALLAAVVAARPATDRRTYGYQRAEVFGALANGVILIILAVWVGIEAVSRLLNPAEVDVAGGVMLVVAVIGLIANGAAMWLLSAAQKTNLNVRGAYLEVLGDLLGSIAVIIAAVVILLTGWAPADAIASLAIAAMIVPRAVALLREVASVLSEAAPRGMEVRDIRAHILGTPGVVDVHDVHVWQLTRGAPVFSAHVVVTPDVIADGRSDAVLRDLQGCLSEHFDVAHSTFQVEGAGHVEHDAHA from the coding sequence GTGCACGACCATCCCGAGCCCGCCGGCGGCTGGCGCAGCGCCTCGAGCCGCCGGCTCCTGGCCGTCTCACTCGGGATCACCGCCACCGTCATGGTGGTCCAGGTGGTCGGGGCGATCCTCTCCGGATCCCTCGCACTTATCGCCGACGCGGCGCACATGTTCACCGACGCGGCGGGGCTCGTCATCGCTCTCCTCGCCGCGGTCGTCGCGGCACGCCCCGCCACCGACCGTCGTACCTACGGCTATCAGCGAGCCGAGGTCTTCGGAGCCCTCGCGAACGGCGTCATCCTCATCATCCTCGCGGTCTGGGTCGGCATCGAGGCCGTCTCCCGGCTGCTGAACCCCGCCGAGGTCGACGTCGCAGGCGGTGTGATGCTCGTCGTCGCGGTGATCGGTCTCATCGCCAACGGTGCGGCCATGTGGCTGCTGAGTGCGGCTCAGAAGACGAACCTCAACGTCCGCGGTGCCTACCTCGAAGTCCTCGGCGATCTGCTCGGCTCGATCGCGGTGATCATCGCCGCGGTCGTGATCCTCCTGACCGGATGGGCGCCGGCCGATGCGATCGCCTCCCTCGCGATCGCGGCGATGATCGTGCCGCGGGCGGTCGCCCTCCTCCGGGAAGTCGCCTCCGTTCTGAGTGAAGCCGCCCCGCGGGGCATGGAGGTCCGCGACATCCGCGCCCACATCCTCGGCACACCGGGGGTCGTCGACGTGCACGACGTCCACGTCTGGCAGCTGACGCGCGGTGCGCCGGTCTTCAGCGCGCATGTGGTCGTCACACCGGACGTCATTGCGGACGGCCGGTCCGACGCTGTGCTGCGCGATCTGCAGGGCTGCCTTTCCGAGCATTTCGACGTCGCCCATTCGACGTTCCAGGTCGAGGGCGCCGGGCACGTCGAGCACGACGCCCACGCCTGA
- a CDS encoding Ku protein codes for MRSIWKGALTFGLVNVPVKVYSATEDHDVSLHQVHNKDGGRIRYQRVCEIDGEVVPYSDIDRAYDDGAQTVILTKDDFDALPAEKSREIDVVEFVPSEQVDPLLFDKAYYLEPDSASPKAYVLLRRTLEQTDRTAIVRFSLRQKTRLAALRVRGDVLVLQTLLWSDEVREAAFPSLEEDVKISGKELELSAALVDSFASDFDPTEFTDDYQEELRTLIKAKIEQGDAIDTAETFATDDEGEGGGEVIDLMEALRASVERSRAARSGKKDDTESGTTSGSAKSGGSAKKKTPRKKTAKAS; via the coding sequence ATGAGGTCGATCTGGAAGGGCGCGCTGACGTTCGGGCTGGTCAACGTGCCGGTCAAGGTGTACTCGGCGACCGAAGACCACGACGTGTCGCTCCATCAGGTGCACAACAAGGACGGCGGGCGCATCCGATATCAGCGCGTGTGCGAGATCGACGGTGAGGTCGTGCCCTACAGCGACATCGATCGTGCGTACGACGACGGAGCGCAGACCGTGATCCTCACCAAGGACGACTTCGACGCGCTCCCGGCGGAGAAGAGCCGCGAGATCGACGTGGTGGAGTTCGTCCCGAGCGAGCAGGTCGACCCGCTGCTGTTCGACAAGGCGTACTATCTCGAGCCCGACTCCGCCTCGCCGAAGGCGTACGTGCTGCTGCGTCGGACGCTGGAGCAGACCGATCGCACCGCGATCGTGCGGTTCTCGCTGCGGCAGAAGACCCGGCTGGCCGCGCTGCGGGTGCGCGGTGACGTGCTCGTGCTGCAGACGCTGCTGTGGTCCGACGAGGTGCGCGAGGCGGCGTTCCCGTCGCTGGAGGAGGACGTGAAGATCTCGGGCAAAGAGCTCGAGCTGTCGGCCGCGCTCGTGGACAGCTTCGCCAGCGACTTCGACCCGACCGAGTTCACCGACGACTACCAGGAGGAGCTTCGGACCCTCATCAAGGCCAAGATCGAGCAGGGCGACGCCATCGACACGGCCGAGACCTTCGCCACCGACGATGAGGGCGAGGGTGGCGGTGAGGTCATCGACCTGATGGAGGCGCTGCGCGCGAGCGTGGAGCGCTCGCGCGCGGCTCGGTCGGGCAAGAAGGACGACACCGAGTCGGGCACGACGAGTGGTTCGGCGAAATCGGGCGGCTCCGCGAAGAAGAAGACGCCCCGCAAGAAGACCGCGAAGGCCTCGTAG
- a CDS encoding DUF3039 domain-containing protein — MSTPLDSPDQGGLATLDRELEELIREESLEPGDHERFSHYVKKDKILESAMTGKPVRALCGKKWTPGRDPEKFPVCPTCKEIYESMV; from the coding sequence ATGAGCACGCCCCTCGACAGCCCTGACCAGGGCGGCCTGGCCACCCTCGACCGCGAACTCGAAGAGCTCATCCGGGAAGAGAGCCTCGAGCCGGGAGACCACGAGCGGTTCTCGCACTACGTCAAGAAGGACAAGATCCTCGAGTCGGCGATGACGGGCAAGCCCGTCCGCGCGCTGTGCGGGAAGAAGTGGACGCCGGGCCGTGACCCCGAGAAGTTCCCGGTGTGCCCGACCTGCAAAGAGATCTACGAATCGATGGTCTGA